A genomic region of Nymphaea colorata isolate Beijing-Zhang1983 chromosome 2, ASM883128v2, whole genome shotgun sequence contains the following coding sequences:
- the LOC116248175 gene encoding lysine histidine transporter 1-like isoform X2 → MDLEKVNDDKELDKWLPITANQNGKWWYSTFHNVTAMVGAGVLSLPYAMAQLGWGPGVVVLVLSWIITLYTLWQMVEMHEMVPGKRFNRYHELGQYAFGEKLGLYIVVPQQLVVEVGVNIVYMVTGGKSLKKFHDTVCPNCKDIRLTYFIFIFASCHFVLSQLPNFNSISGVSLAAAVMSLSYSTIAWGASVQKGKQANVEYGLKASTASGTIFNVLNALGDVAFAYAGHNVVLEIQATIPSTPEKPSKKPMWKGVIFAYIVVAVCYFPVALIGYWAFGNGVADNILISLEKPRWLIAMANMFVFIHVVGSYQIYAMPVFDMIETVLVKKLHFRPSFVLRLVSRSIYVAFTCFVAITFPFFGGLLGFFGGFAFAPTTYFLPCIMWLAIYKPRRFSLSWFTNWICIVLGVLLMVLSPIGGLREIIISAKNYKFYS, encoded by the exons ATGGATCTCGAGAAGGTTAATGACGACAAAGAACTTGACAAGTGGCTCCCCATCACTGCGAATCAGAACGGCAAATGGTGGTACTCGACGTTTCACAACGTGACCGCCATGGTTGGTGCAGGAGTTCTCAGCTTGCCTTATGCCATGGCTCAGCTTGGATG GGGCCCCGGTGTCGTCGTCCTGGTGCTCTCATGGATCATCACCCTCTACACACTATGGCAAATGGTGGAGATGCACGAGATGGTGCCTGGGAAGAGGTTCAACCGCTACCATGAGTTGGGACAGTACGCTTTTGGCGAGAAGCTTGGCCTGTACATCGTCGTTCCCCAGCAGCTGGTTGTGGAGGTCGGAGTGAACATTGTGTACATGGTCACCGGAGGGAAGTCACTGAAGAAGTTCCATGACACAGTCTGCCCTAACTGCAAGGACATTCGACTCACTtacttcatcttcatctttgcttCTTGCCACTTTGTCCTCTCCCAACTGCCGAATTTCAATTCAATCTCTGGAGTCTCTTTGGCTGCTGCAGTCATGTCCCTCAG TTACTCCACGATTGCCTGGGGAGCTTCTGTTCAGAAAGGGAAGCAAGCAAATGTAGAGTATGGCCTGAAGGCTTCGACAGCATCAGGAACCattttcaatgtactaaatgcTTTGGGAGACGTTGCTTTTGCATACGCCGGCCACAATGTTGTGCTGGAGATTCAGGCAACGATCCCTTCGACGCCGGAGAAGCCATCGAAGAAGCCTATGTGGAAAGGTGTTATCTTTGCATACATCGTAGTTGCAGTCTGCTACTTCCCCGTTGCATTGATTGGCTACTGGGCATTTGGCAACGGTGTGGCTGATAACATCTTGATCTCCCTGGAAAAACCGCGCTGGTTGATCGCAATGGCTAACATGTTCGTCTTCATCCATGTCGTCGGAAGTTATCAG ATTTATGCAATGCCTGTGTTTGACATGATTGAGACAGTACTGGTTAAGAAACTTCACTTCAGACCCAGCTTTGTACTGCGATTGGTGTCGCGTTCGATTTATGTTG CATTCACATGCTTTGTTGCTATAACCTTCCCCTTTTTTGGTGGTCTGCTTGGCTTCTTTGGAGGATTCGCGTTTGCCCCGACAACATATTTT CTTCCTTGCATTATGTGGTTAGCCATTTACAAGCCAAGAAGATTCAGCCTTTCTTGGTTCACAAACTGG ATATGCATTGTTCTTGGTGTTCTGCTCATGGTCTTGTCACCTATCGGCGGCCTCAGAGAAATCATTATCAGTGCTAAGAACTACAAGTTCTACTCATGA